The Burkholderia ambifaria AMMD genome contains the following window.
TGGCGAGACGATCGGCGAGTTGTTCGAGTACACGCTCGAACTGAAAACGCCGGATGCGCTCGGGTTTTCGCAGAGCATCGCGGCGAATGTCAAACTCGACAAGCTGATCGGCACGGAAGTGACCGTGTCGATTCAGCTCGAGGGCAAGGGCCGCTTCATCCCCGGCTTGGTCGGGAGTGCCGGAATGGCCAATCTTGGTGCGGGCGCACGCGAGATCACCGGTATCGTCAGCCATGCGACGATCGTGCGTGAAGACGGTCGTTCGATCGTCTATGCACTCACGCTGCGGCCGTGGCTCTGGCATGCGACCAAGAATTGTGACTGCCGAATCTTTCAGGATATGTCCGTTGTCGAGATCACCGATGCGGTGCTCTCGTCCTATCCGTTCCCGGTCGAAAAACGCCTTACCACCCCTCGGCCGAACAAGGGATGGCCGAAGCGGGACATTCAGCGTCAGCACTTCGAGAGCGACTGGGCGTTCCTGCAGCGTTTGTGGGAAGAGTGGGGCATCTACTACTTCTTCGAGCATAGCGAAGGCAAGCATCGCCTTGTGCTGTGCGACTCAATGGGTGCGCTCAAACCGCTAGGTGAAGCTTATGCAGCGCTTCGCTACGAGCCGCCGACCGGTCGACGGCTTGACGAGGAACACATTCAGGACTTCTCGGTCTCCCATGCGCTGACAACGGGCGCGGTGACGAGCGTCGACTACGACTATACGTTGCCGCGCGCGGACCTGAAGGTGATGCGCGAAGATCCTCGTGACACCGGGCTCGCTCATCAGGAGCATTACACATGGGGCGATTACGCGCAGCCGCAAGCTGGCGCGGCTGGGCTCTCGGGCGATCACAACGAGCCGCGCACGGAAGCGGAGTACCTGACTCTCGTGCAGATGGAGGCTTGGCGTTGTCAGGGGCTGAGGGCCTATGGCAAAGGCAACCTGCGGGGCGTGGTGACCGGGCAGTCGTTCGTGCTGTCGCATTATCCGCAGGATGCGGCGAATCGCGAGTATGCGGTGATCGCCTGCAAGCTGACAATCGAGGAGATTGGCGAAGCGTCGGGATCCGGCCAGCGATACCGTTGCGAAGCGGATTTTACGGTGCAGCCGACCAATGAGCCGTTCCGGCTGCTGCGTACGATTGCAAAGCCACGTATGAACGGCGTCGAATATGCCGTCGTGACGTGTCCGGAGAATCAGGAAATCTGGACCGATGCACAGGGTCGGGTAAAGCTCCAGTTTCTGTGGGATCGGCTGGGCAAGAACGATGAGCGATCGAGTTGCTGGGTACGTGTGGCCGGTGCCTGGCATGGCGATCAGTTCGGTGGAGTTTTCCTGCCGCGACGGGGGCATGAAGTCGAGGTCGCGTTCGTCAATGGTGATCCGGATTTGCCGATCATCGTGGGCAGCGCGACCAATGCGTTCAACATGCCACCGTTCGACTTGCCGAAGAACCAGGCGCTCGCCGGCTATCGTAGCCGCGAGATCGGCGGTCGGCGCGCGAATACGCTCGCCTTCGACGATACGAACGGGAAAATCCAGGCGCATCTGTCGAGCGACGAAGGCGCCTCGCAGTTGAATCTTGGGTATATCACACGTATTGCCGGGAGTGCGGGGCGTCAGAATGAGCGTGGTCGGGGCTTCGAGTTAGTAACGAGCCTGTGGGGCGTGGTGCGCTCGGCGATGGGAATGCTGATTACGACTGAGGCACGGCCGGATACGCAGGGACATGCCAAGGATATGGGTGAGACGGTCCGGCGACTCACGGACGCGCGCGACACCCACGAACGTTTGGCCGAGCTGGCTCAGCAAAACTTGGCGCAGGACGCGAACGTCGATCAAAGTGAGGTCACGGCCGCGTTGAGGGCCCAGAACGATGCGATACGAGGTGGAGCAATGTCAGACGATGCCCCGTTTCCGGAGTTTGTCGAGCCACACCTGACGCTTGCCAGTCCAGTTGGCATCCAGACAACAACAGCGGGTAGCACGCACGTCGCAAGCGGTGAGCACTTGGCGTTGACGACGGGCGAGCATTTTGGCATTGCGACTGGACGATCACTGTTTGCAACCGTCAAGGAAAAATTGCGGATCTTTGTCTACGAGGCGGGGATCAAGCTTATTGCCGGCGCTGGCTCAATCGACATCGAAGCCCTCAAGGACGCCATTAACCTGATGGCGAAAATCAGGATCCGGCAGACTGCGACACGGATTGAAATCTGGGCCGAAGAGGAACTATCGCTACGTGGCGGGAAGAGTTTCATCACGCTCAATCATTCCGGTATTACCAACGGCACGCCGGGACAGTGGCAGTCCTATGCCGCAACTCACCAGATGCCGGGACCGAAAAGTTCGCCGGGAGATGTGCCGGCCGCCGAACTAAAGGTCTGTGAGTTGAGTACGGTCAAAGCGGCGGCTCAGCATGCGGCGATCGTGCCGCTTTCGTGAGGGACGCATGCAAAGTTACTCACTTTCCGATGCAATGTCGGTCACTACGCATCTGCTCGCTGATCGTCTCCTCATTCAGGATTGGGCGGACGATTTGCCTTGGCATGATGTCGTGCCTGAATGGCTTTCAAATGAACACCATTTGCTTCCGGTAGTGCTTCGCCTTGATGACCTTGACGATACCCAGCGTGAAAGGGTCGAGCAGTATCTGACAGAAGACTCTGCAGAGGTCGCGTCGGCGATGTTGATCTGCAGCGAATTGAGTGCCGAGGCCCAAGCGCGTCAATTGGCTCGCCACGTCGTCATCACATTGGACGATGACTCGCGTGCGCTGCTGCGCTTTGCAGACCCTGCCGTGTTCGTTCATTTGCTGCGGGTGCTGCCACTTCCACATCTTGCGTCGCTTTGCGACGGTGCGAGTCGCTGGTGGGTGCCCTTCCAGGGCCTCTGGTATGAGCTCGAGTTCAGTGG
Protein-coding sequences here:
- a CDS encoding type VI secretion system Vgr family protein is translated as MALFDAPRTLSVSGAALPMYGDRPILTPVKLTGGETIGELFEYTLELKTPDALGFSQSIAANVKLDKLIGTEVTVSIQLEGKGRFIPGLVGSAGMANLGAGAREITGIVSHATIVREDGRSIVYALTLRPWLWHATKNCDCRIFQDMSVVEITDAVLSSYPFPVEKRLTTPRPNKGWPKRDIQRQHFESDWAFLQRLWEEWGIYYFFEHSEGKHRLVLCDSMGALKPLGEAYAALRYEPPTGRRLDEEHIQDFSVSHALTTGAVTSVDYDYTLPRADLKVMREDPRDTGLAHQEHYTWGDYAQPQAGAAGLSGDHNEPRTEAEYLTLVQMEAWRCQGLRAYGKGNLRGVVTGQSFVLSHYPQDAANREYAVIACKLTIEEIGEASGSGQRYRCEADFTVQPTNEPFRLLRTIAKPRMNGVEYAVVTCPENQEIWTDAQGRVKLQFLWDRLGKNDERSSCWVRVAGAWHGDQFGGVFLPRRGHEVEVAFVNGDPDLPIIVGSATNAFNMPPFDLPKNQALAGYRSREIGGRRANTLAFDDTNGKIQAHLSSDEGASQLNLGYITRIAGSAGRQNERGRGFELVTSLWGVVRSAMGMLITTEARPDTQGHAKDMGETVRRLTDARDTHERLAELAQQNLAQDANVDQSEVTAALRAQNDAIRGGAMSDDAPFPEFVEPHLTLASPVGIQTTTAGSTHVASGEHLALTTGEHFGIATGRSLFATVKEKLRIFVYEAGIKLIAGAGSIDIEALKDAINLMAKIRIRQTATRIEIWAEEELSLRGGKSFITLNHSGITNGTPGQWQSYAATHQMPGPKSSPGDVPAAELKVCELSTVKAAAQHAAIVPLS
- a CDS encoding DUF4123 domain-containing protein, which gives rise to MQSYSLSDAMSVTTHLLADRLLIQDWADDLPWHDVVPEWLSNEHHLLPVVLRLDDLDDTQRERVEQYLTEDSAEVASAMLICSELSAEAQARQLARHVVITLDDDSRALLRFADPAVFVHLLRVLPLPHLASLCDGASRWWVPFQGLWYELEFSGRPEARWSKLDEFQSIALTNVGLVNDVLATMPEPHDIKQMWRCSQEINQWLGAAQSEFGLVNAHDCVAFARHGCLLGRGFSNHPKLVPHLRDAVETPGLYAQATALFSEKEWNNLIADIERINQKQEAP